The following coding sequences lie in one Gemmatimonadota bacterium genomic window:
- a CDS encoding PadR family transcriptional regulator, which yields MPESAAELLQGTLALLILQTLSRGPDHGWGVAQQIQDRSREILTVNQGSLYPALHRLEEQGWIESEWGISTNNRRAKFYRLTTVGRKQLVRETHTWTQFAKAVHWVLQPV from the coding sequence ATGCCCGAATCCGCCGCCGAACTCCTTCAGGGAACCCTCGCCCTGCTGATCCTGCAGACGCTGAGTCGTGGCCCGGACCATGGCTGGGGCGTGGCCCAGCAGATCCAGGACCGGTCGCGCGAGATCCTCACAGTGAACCAGGGTTCGCTCTACCCTGCGCTGCACCGGCTAGAGGAGCAGGGGTGGATCGAATCGGAATGGGGGATCTCGACCAATAATCGGAGGGCCAAGTTCTACCGGCTCACCACGGTCGGGCGCAAGCAGCTGGTGCGCGAGACTCACACGTGGACCCAGTTCGCCAAGGCGGTGCACTGGGTCCTCCAGCCGGTGTGA
- a CDS encoding M20/M25/M40 family metallo-hydrolase translates to MLRTLLCIATLAATTLPAQEPSYPSAWNPSILARADVKAAFKHLEQGFPKQVDEWVAITEMVGKSRHEQQRGEYVRKAMLAEGLRVSVDSLGNVTGIRKGSGGGPTIAFAAHMDIVHDLDISLKVRRSGDTLHAPGVWDNSASVANMLATIRALNAAKLVTRGDLIFIGTVQEEIGIRGMDYWLKHNPRPDLLIAIDGGLGPVSYGALGIYWTRYFYTSPGSHTLLSRGKPTPVKALATAVDELYRLQFPPLSEGAVMNIGQVHGGVIFNGIPQELYFTVDLRSPDPVLLDSLDRRIEQIARSAAEKEKVGFRVEIDTRNQAGGTTAMLAGARAHPLVQTAVDIQRALGISVGMPGAAEAVASGATDANPGVVRKIPSIAVGRAYGANGHTVTEWADWPSALPATKMLVLLVASLGDGAKGLVP, encoded by the coding sequence ATGCTGCGCACGCTTCTCTGCATCGCCACGCTTGCCGCCACGACCCTGCCCGCCCAGGAGCCGAGCTACCCCTCGGCCTGGAATCCGTCGATCCTCGCTCGCGCTGACGTGAAGGCCGCGTTCAAGCATCTCGAGCAGGGCTTCCCGAAGCAGGTGGATGAGTGGGTCGCGATTACCGAAATGGTGGGGAAGTCGCGGCACGAACAGCAGCGCGGCGAGTACGTGCGCAAGGCGATGCTGGCCGAGGGGCTGCGGGTCAGCGTCGATTCACTCGGCAATGTGACTGGCATCAGGAAGGGAAGCGGCGGCGGGCCGACCATTGCCTTCGCTGCCCACATGGATATCGTGCACGACCTCGACATCTCGCTCAAGGTGCGGCGCTCAGGGGACACTCTGCATGCCCCTGGCGTGTGGGACAACAGTGCGAGCGTGGCCAATATGCTCGCCACGATCCGCGCGCTCAATGCGGCGAAGCTGGTGACCAGGGGCGATCTGATCTTCATTGGCACCGTGCAGGAGGAGATCGGGATCCGCGGGATGGACTACTGGCTCAAGCACAATCCGCGTCCTGACCTGCTCATCGCTATTGACGGTGGCCTCGGGCCGGTGAGCTATGGCGCCCTCGGCATCTACTGGACCAGGTATTTCTACACGTCGCCAGGGTCGCACACGCTGCTCTCGCGGGGAAAGCCGACGCCGGTCAAGGCGCTGGCAACTGCCGTCGATGAGCTCTACCGGTTGCAGTTCCCGCCGCTCTCCGAAGGCGCCGTCATGAACATCGGGCAGGTGCACGGCGGGGTGATCTTCAACGGCATCCCGCAGGAGCTCTACTTCACCGTCGACTTGCGCTCCCCCGACCCGGTGCTGCTCGATTCGCTTGATCGTCGCATCGAGCAGATCGCCCGCTCTGCGGCGGAGAAGGAGAAGGTCGGCTTCCGTGTGGAAATCGACACGCGCAATCAGGCGGGCGGGACGACCGCGATGCTCGCGGGGGCGCGCGCCCATCCATTGGTGCAGACAGCGGTCGATATTCAGCGTGCTCTTGGTATCAGTGTCGGGATGCCGGGGGCCGCGGAGGCGGTCGCGAGTGGCGCCACCGATGCGAACCCGGGTGTGGTGCGGAAGATTCCGAGTATTGCCGTCGGCCGTGCGTATGGGGCCAATGGGCATACCGTCACCGAATGGGCTGATTGGCCGAGTGCGCTGCCCGCGACGAAGATGCTGGTCCTGCTCGTTGCGAGTCTCGGAGATGGGGCGAAGGGGTTGGTGCCGTGA